A part of Phoenix dactylifera cultivar Barhee BC4 chromosome 2, palm_55x_up_171113_PBpolish2nd_filt_p, whole genome shotgun sequence genomic DNA contains:
- the LOC103706201 gene encoding uncharacterized protein LOC103706201 isoform X1 → MDRERGRDLKRSGISGGQSSPAKRRQRALSGRISSSAKSTSPLSPFPSEKKVAVLSGTGYVGGGGGGGGGGEEESAMERWKKEKAKAFRWGSGINEGYSRTGDRGGGISGSDEGEQHLSRPPLSRSFGLQSKASEDGNAVGPAVVPRKLRSAMNKRSRLSASPPLPDLKNKLSASPPLPDSRNKCYARNGNHMPCVNGARRCKRNMLNEPVTKAEEEAAETLSALASMIPDGRPVKISEDGGMSEENSHAAATVVSNLEASKEVSTEIFLPGASPVATNPSFQIEPMAETAKPEPSALEQPAITSGNQEFGPGSNGTVQPGFQRTSPSKNEQAKNAILRDSSNSSNLLEASLYSYCGNSRSAQSNALSVHKPEIRPWPFGSASAEHQVRSFKQKADNPTRYVCGEDTSHALQPGLPSSGNGHLAMSSSSKAALWPDSAATGCRTTSNGVSSNGTDLHTGKLPQVSADRRSSWKRCTTHVYISHTIQRYQKTQIKHQFPFLTNRSKAKGGTISGVQDSNKAIGMSSLNSRTAAGNRGSIMESKDESRIQMLSGSSMQQQQAPHHSIMPFPFPHGPSLCPDRLAAMTQQLQLPHQIGNSIYGPYGPQLVVAGGKLQQIWQAHMAQYRPPLGIPAWQTMRLQDPSLLPCAQPPSTFPQPSREMQVGSYQSPSSLQLQELLPIPSSSSLRAKKPHGSGFGTEGAPQLQLLCNAQRM, encoded by the exons ATGGACAGAGAGAGAGGTCGAGATTTGAAGCGGAGCGGCATCTCGGGGGGTCAGTCTTCGCCCGCGAAGCGACGGCAGAGAGCGTTATCTGGACGCATCAGCAGCAGCGCCAAATCCACCTCTCCCCTTTCCCCCTTCCCCTCTG aaaaaaaagttgcaGTTTTGAGTGGTACTGGTTATGttggtggcggaggaggaggtggaggaggaggcgagGAGGAGAGTGCGATGGAGAgatggaagaaagagaaagcCAAGGCGTTCAGGTGGGGCTCAGGCATCAACGAAGGGTACAGCAGGACGGGCGATAGAGGAGGAGGCATCAGTGGTTCTGATGAAGGAGAGCAGCATCTTTCACGCCCGCCGCTTTCTAGGAGTTTTGGACTCCAGTCAAAG GCATCTGAGGATGGCAATGCTGTGGGTCCTGCTGTGGTGCCTAGGAAATTACGTTCAG cgATGAACAAACGCAGCAGGTTATCAGCATCTCCGCCGTTGCCGGATTTGAAGAACAAATTATCAGCATCTCCGCCGTTGCCAGATTCGAGGAACAAATGCTATGCTCGCAATGGTAACCATATGCCCTGTGTTAATGGTGCGAGGAGATGCAAGAGAAACATG CTAAACGAACCAGTTACCAAAGCTGAGGAAGAAGCTGCTGAGACATTGTCTGCATTGGCTAGTATGATTCCTGATGGCAGGCCAGTCAAGATCAGTGAGGATGGCGGAATGTCTGAGGAGAATTCACATGCAGCAGCAACTGTTGTTTCTAATTTAGAAG CTTCAAAAGAAGTGAGTACTGAAATTTTTCTTCCAGGCGCCAGCCCTGTAGCCACAAATCCCTCTTTTCAGATAGAGCCAATGGCAGAAACCGCAAAACCTGAGCCTTCTGCTTTGGAGCAGCCTGCTATTACCAGTGGAAACCAGGAGTTCGGTCCAGGATCAAATGGAACAGTTCAACCCGGTTTCCAAAGAACATCTCCATCTAAGAATGAACAGGCAAAGAATGCAATTTTAAGGGATTCTTCAAACTCATCAAATCTCTTGGAAGCTTCTCTTTATTCTTACTGTGGAAACAG CAGATCAGCACAATCCAATGCCCTTTCGGTGCACAAACCAGAGATTCGTCCTTGGCCA TTTGGATCTGCTTCAGCAGAACACCAAGTGCGGTCCTTCAAGCAGAAAGCTGACAATCCTACACGTTATGTGTGTGGGGAAG ATACAAGTCATGCTCTGCAGCCTGGTTTGCCAAGCAGTGGTAATGGACATTTGGCAAT GTCTTCTTCAAGTAAAGCTGCTCTCTGGCCAGATTCTGCTGCAACTGGTTGTAGAACTACTTCAAACGGAGTTAGCTCCAATGGAACTGACCTTCACACTGGAAAG CTTCCACAGGTGTCAGCTGATAGGCGATCATCATGGAAAAGGTGCACTACTCACGTGTACATAAGCCATACCATTCAGCGCTATCAGAAGACACAAATAAAGCATCAGTTTCCGTTCCTGACAAACCGATCAAAAGCCAAAGGGGGAACAATCTCGGGTGTTCAAGATTCCAATAAAGCAATTGGGATGAGTAGTCTGAACAGCAGGACAGCTGCTGGAAACAGAGGTTCCATAATGGAGAGTAAAGATGAATCTAGAATTCAAATGTTATCAGGTTCCTCTATGCAGCAGCAACAG GCCCCACATCATTCCATTATGCCGTTCCCCTTCCCTCATGGTCCTTCCCTGTGCCCAGACCGGCTTGCAGCCATGACACAACAG CTGCAGCTACCACACCAGATTGGCAACTCAATTTATGGACCTTATGGACCCCAACTTGTTGTTGCTGGAGGCAAGCTACAGCAGATATGGCAAGCGCATATGGCCCAATACAGGCCGCCTCTTGGTATTCCCGCATGGCAGACCATGAGGCTGCAGGACCCATCCCTGCTTCCCTGTGCTCAGCCTCCATCCACATTTCCTCAGCCTTCCAGAGAGATGCAGGTTGGATCCTATCAATCTCCTAGTTCACTGCAGCTACAAGAGCTCTTGCCAATTCCCTCATCATCATCCTTGAGAGCAAAGAAGCCACATGGTAGTGGGTTTGGCACTGAAGGTGCACCTCAACTGCAGCTGCTATGTAATGCCCAGCGCATGTAA
- the LOC103706201 gene encoding uncharacterized protein LOC103706201 isoform X4 — protein sequence MDRERGRDLKRSGISGGQSSPAKRRQRALSGRISSSAKSTSPLSPFPSEKKVAVLSGTGYVGGGGGGGGGGEEESAMERWKKEKAKAFRWGSGINEGYSRTGDRGGGISGSDEGEQHLSRPPLSRSFGLQSKASEDGNAVGPAVVPRKLRSAMNKRSRLSASPPLPDLKNKLSASPPLPDSRNKCYARNGNHMPCVNGARRCKRNMLNEPVTKAEEEAAETLSALASMIPDGRPVKISEDGGMSEENSHAAATVVSNLEASKEVSTEIFLPGASPVATNPSFQIEPMAETAKPEPSALEQPAITSGNQEFGPGSNGTVQPGFQRTSPSKNEQAKNAILRDSSNSSNLLEASLYSYCGNSRSAQSNALSVHKPEIRPWPFGSASAEHQVRSFKQKADNPTRYVCGEDTSHALQPGLPSSGNGHLAMSSSSKAALWPDSAATGCRTTSNGVSSNGTDLHTGKLPQVSADRRSSWKRCTTHVYISHTIQRYQKTQIKHQFPFLTNRSKAKGGTISGVQDSNKAIGMSSLNSRTAAGNRGSIMESKDESRIQMLSGSSMQQQQAPHHSIMPFPFPHGPSLCPDRLAAMTQQLPHQIGNSIYGPYGPQLVVAGGKLQQIWQAHMAQYRPPLGIPAWQTMRLQDPSLLPCAQPPSTFPQPSREMQVGSYQSPSSLQLQELLPIPSSSSLRAKKPHGSGFGTEGAPQLQLLCNAQRM from the exons ATGGACAGAGAGAGAGGTCGAGATTTGAAGCGGAGCGGCATCTCGGGGGGTCAGTCTTCGCCCGCGAAGCGACGGCAGAGAGCGTTATCTGGACGCATCAGCAGCAGCGCCAAATCCACCTCTCCCCTTTCCCCCTTCCCCTCTG aaaaaaaagttgcaGTTTTGAGTGGTACTGGTTATGttggtggcggaggaggaggtggaggaggaggcgagGAGGAGAGTGCGATGGAGAgatggaagaaagagaaagcCAAGGCGTTCAGGTGGGGCTCAGGCATCAACGAAGGGTACAGCAGGACGGGCGATAGAGGAGGAGGCATCAGTGGTTCTGATGAAGGAGAGCAGCATCTTTCACGCCCGCCGCTTTCTAGGAGTTTTGGACTCCAGTCAAAG GCATCTGAGGATGGCAATGCTGTGGGTCCTGCTGTGGTGCCTAGGAAATTACGTTCAG cgATGAACAAACGCAGCAGGTTATCAGCATCTCCGCCGTTGCCGGATTTGAAGAACAAATTATCAGCATCTCCGCCGTTGCCAGATTCGAGGAACAAATGCTATGCTCGCAATGGTAACCATATGCCCTGTGTTAATGGTGCGAGGAGATGCAAGAGAAACATG CTAAACGAACCAGTTACCAAAGCTGAGGAAGAAGCTGCTGAGACATTGTCTGCATTGGCTAGTATGATTCCTGATGGCAGGCCAGTCAAGATCAGTGAGGATGGCGGAATGTCTGAGGAGAATTCACATGCAGCAGCAACTGTTGTTTCTAATTTAGAAG CTTCAAAAGAAGTGAGTACTGAAATTTTTCTTCCAGGCGCCAGCCCTGTAGCCACAAATCCCTCTTTTCAGATAGAGCCAATGGCAGAAACCGCAAAACCTGAGCCTTCTGCTTTGGAGCAGCCTGCTATTACCAGTGGAAACCAGGAGTTCGGTCCAGGATCAAATGGAACAGTTCAACCCGGTTTCCAAAGAACATCTCCATCTAAGAATGAACAGGCAAAGAATGCAATTTTAAGGGATTCTTCAAACTCATCAAATCTCTTGGAAGCTTCTCTTTATTCTTACTGTGGAAACAG CAGATCAGCACAATCCAATGCCCTTTCGGTGCACAAACCAGAGATTCGTCCTTGGCCA TTTGGATCTGCTTCAGCAGAACACCAAGTGCGGTCCTTCAAGCAGAAAGCTGACAATCCTACACGTTATGTGTGTGGGGAAG ATACAAGTCATGCTCTGCAGCCTGGTTTGCCAAGCAGTGGTAATGGACATTTGGCAAT GTCTTCTTCAAGTAAAGCTGCTCTCTGGCCAGATTCTGCTGCAACTGGTTGTAGAACTACTTCAAACGGAGTTAGCTCCAATGGAACTGACCTTCACACTGGAAAG CTTCCACAGGTGTCAGCTGATAGGCGATCATCATGGAAAAGGTGCACTACTCACGTGTACATAAGCCATACCATTCAGCGCTATCAGAAGACACAAATAAAGCATCAGTTTCCGTTCCTGACAAACCGATCAAAAGCCAAAGGGGGAACAATCTCGGGTGTTCAAGATTCCAATAAAGCAATTGGGATGAGTAGTCTGAACAGCAGGACAGCTGCTGGAAACAGAGGTTCCATAATGGAGAGTAAAGATGAATCTAGAATTCAAATGTTATCAGGTTCCTCTATGCAGCAGCAACAG GCCCCACATCATTCCATTATGCCGTTCCCCTTCCCTCATGGTCCTTCCCTGTGCCCAGACCGGCTTGCAGCCATGACACAACAG CTACCACACCAGATTGGCAACTCAATTTATGGACCTTATGGACCCCAACTTGTTGTTGCTGGAGGCAAGCTACAGCAGATATGGCAAGCGCATATGGCCCAATACAGGCCGCCTCTTGGTATTCCCGCATGGCAGACCATGAGGCTGCAGGACCCATCCCTGCTTCCCTGTGCTCAGCCTCCATCCACATTTCCTCAGCCTTCCAGAGAGATGCAGGTTGGATCCTATCAATCTCCTAGTTCACTGCAGCTACAAGAGCTCTTGCCAATTCCCTCATCATCATCCTTGAGAGCAAAGAAGCCACATGGTAGTGGGTTTGGCACTGAAGGTGCACCTCAACTGCAGCTGCTATGTAATGCCCAGCGCATGTAA
- the LOC103706201 gene encoding uncharacterized protein LOC103706201 isoform X7: protein MDRERGRDLKRSGISGGQSSPAKRRQRALSGRISSSAKSTSPLSPFPSEKKVAVLSGTGYVGGGGGGGGGGEEESAMERWKKEKAKAFRWGSGINEGYSRTGDRGGGISGSDEGEQHLSRPPLSRSFGLQSKASEDGNAVGPAVVPRKLRSAMNKRSRLSASPPLPDLKNKLSASPPLPDSRNKCYARNGNHMPCVNGARRCKRNMLNEPVTKAEEEAAETLSALASMIPDGRPVKISEDGGMSEENSHAAATVVSNLEASKEVSTEIFLPGASPVATNPSFQIEPMAETAKPEPSALEQPAITSGNQEFGPGSNGTVQPGFQRTSPSKNEQAKNAILRDSSNSSNLLEASLYSYCGNSRSAQSNALSVHKPEIRPWPFGSASAEHQVRSFKQKADNPTRYVCGEDTSHALQPGLPSSGNGHLAMSSSSKAALWPDSAATGCRTTSNGVSSNGTDLHTGKLPQVSADRRSSWKRCTTHVYISHTIQRYQKTQIKHQFPFLTNRSKAKGGTISGVQDSNKAIGMSSLNSRTAAGNRGSIMESKDESRIQMLSGSSMQQQQLQLPHQIGNSIYGPYGPQLVVAGGKLQQIWQAHMAQYRPPLGIPAWQTMRLQDPSLLPCAQPPSTFPQPSREMQVGSYQSPSSLQLQELLPIPSSSSLRAKKPHGSGFGTEGAPQLQLLCNAQRM from the exons ATGGACAGAGAGAGAGGTCGAGATTTGAAGCGGAGCGGCATCTCGGGGGGTCAGTCTTCGCCCGCGAAGCGACGGCAGAGAGCGTTATCTGGACGCATCAGCAGCAGCGCCAAATCCACCTCTCCCCTTTCCCCCTTCCCCTCTG aaaaaaaagttgcaGTTTTGAGTGGTACTGGTTATGttggtggcggaggaggaggtggaggaggaggcgagGAGGAGAGTGCGATGGAGAgatggaagaaagagaaagcCAAGGCGTTCAGGTGGGGCTCAGGCATCAACGAAGGGTACAGCAGGACGGGCGATAGAGGAGGAGGCATCAGTGGTTCTGATGAAGGAGAGCAGCATCTTTCACGCCCGCCGCTTTCTAGGAGTTTTGGACTCCAGTCAAAG GCATCTGAGGATGGCAATGCTGTGGGTCCTGCTGTGGTGCCTAGGAAATTACGTTCAG cgATGAACAAACGCAGCAGGTTATCAGCATCTCCGCCGTTGCCGGATTTGAAGAACAAATTATCAGCATCTCCGCCGTTGCCAGATTCGAGGAACAAATGCTATGCTCGCAATGGTAACCATATGCCCTGTGTTAATGGTGCGAGGAGATGCAAGAGAAACATG CTAAACGAACCAGTTACCAAAGCTGAGGAAGAAGCTGCTGAGACATTGTCTGCATTGGCTAGTATGATTCCTGATGGCAGGCCAGTCAAGATCAGTGAGGATGGCGGAATGTCTGAGGAGAATTCACATGCAGCAGCAACTGTTGTTTCTAATTTAGAAG CTTCAAAAGAAGTGAGTACTGAAATTTTTCTTCCAGGCGCCAGCCCTGTAGCCACAAATCCCTCTTTTCAGATAGAGCCAATGGCAGAAACCGCAAAACCTGAGCCTTCTGCTTTGGAGCAGCCTGCTATTACCAGTGGAAACCAGGAGTTCGGTCCAGGATCAAATGGAACAGTTCAACCCGGTTTCCAAAGAACATCTCCATCTAAGAATGAACAGGCAAAGAATGCAATTTTAAGGGATTCTTCAAACTCATCAAATCTCTTGGAAGCTTCTCTTTATTCTTACTGTGGAAACAG CAGATCAGCACAATCCAATGCCCTTTCGGTGCACAAACCAGAGATTCGTCCTTGGCCA TTTGGATCTGCTTCAGCAGAACACCAAGTGCGGTCCTTCAAGCAGAAAGCTGACAATCCTACACGTTATGTGTGTGGGGAAG ATACAAGTCATGCTCTGCAGCCTGGTTTGCCAAGCAGTGGTAATGGACATTTGGCAAT GTCTTCTTCAAGTAAAGCTGCTCTCTGGCCAGATTCTGCTGCAACTGGTTGTAGAACTACTTCAAACGGAGTTAGCTCCAATGGAACTGACCTTCACACTGGAAAG CTTCCACAGGTGTCAGCTGATAGGCGATCATCATGGAAAAGGTGCACTACTCACGTGTACATAAGCCATACCATTCAGCGCTATCAGAAGACACAAATAAAGCATCAGTTTCCGTTCCTGACAAACCGATCAAAAGCCAAAGGGGGAACAATCTCGGGTGTTCAAGATTCCAATAAAGCAATTGGGATGAGTAGTCTGAACAGCAGGACAGCTGCTGGAAACAGAGGTTCCATAATGGAGAGTAAAGATGAATCTAGAATTCAAATGTTATCAGGTTCCTCTATGCAGCAGCAACAG CTGCAGCTACCACACCAGATTGGCAACTCAATTTATGGACCTTATGGACCCCAACTTGTTGTTGCTGGAGGCAAGCTACAGCAGATATGGCAAGCGCATATGGCCCAATACAGGCCGCCTCTTGGTATTCCCGCATGGCAGACCATGAGGCTGCAGGACCCATCCCTGCTTCCCTGTGCTCAGCCTCCATCCACATTTCCTCAGCCTTCCAGAGAGATGCAGGTTGGATCCTATCAATCTCCTAGTTCACTGCAGCTACAAGAGCTCTTGCCAATTCCCTCATCATCATCCTTGAGAGCAAAGAAGCCACATGGTAGTGGGTTTGGCACTGAAGGTGCACCTCAACTGCAGCTGCTATGTAATGCCCAGCGCATGTAA
- the LOC103706201 gene encoding uncharacterized protein LOC103706201 isoform X8 codes for MDRERGRDLKRSGISGGQSSPAKRRQRALSGRISSSAKSTSPLSPFPSEKKVAVLSGTGYVGGGGGGGGGGEEESAMERWKKEKAKAFRWGSGINEGYSRTGDRGGGISGSDEGEQHLSRPPLSRSFGLQSKASEDGNAVGPAVVPRKLRSAMNKRSRLSASPPLPDLKNKLSASPPLPDSRNKCYARNGNHMPCVNGARRCKRNMLNEPVTKAEEEAAETLSALASMIPDGRPVKISEDGGMSEENSHAAATVVSNLEASKEVSTEIFLPGASPVATNPSFQIEPMAETAKPEPSALEQPAITSGNQEFGPGSNGTVQPGFQRTSPSKNEQAKNAILRDSSNSSNLLEASLYSYCGNSRSAQSNALSVHKPEIRPWPFGSASAEHQVRSFKQKADNPTRYVCGEDTSHALQPGLPSSGNGHLAMSSSSKAALWPDSAATGCRTTSNGVSSNGTDLHTGKLPQVSADRRSSWKRCTTHVYISHTIQRYQKTQIKHQFPFLTNRSKAKGGTISGVQDSNKAIGMSSLNSRTAAGNRGSIMESKDESRIQMLSGSSMQQQQLPHQIGNSIYGPYGPQLVVAGGKLQQIWQAHMAQYRPPLGIPAWQTMRLQDPSLLPCAQPPSTFPQPSREMQVGSYQSPSSLQLQELLPIPSSSSLRAKKPHGSGFGTEGAPQLQLLCNAQRM; via the exons ATGGACAGAGAGAGAGGTCGAGATTTGAAGCGGAGCGGCATCTCGGGGGGTCAGTCTTCGCCCGCGAAGCGACGGCAGAGAGCGTTATCTGGACGCATCAGCAGCAGCGCCAAATCCACCTCTCCCCTTTCCCCCTTCCCCTCTG aaaaaaaagttgcaGTTTTGAGTGGTACTGGTTATGttggtggcggaggaggaggtggaggaggaggcgagGAGGAGAGTGCGATGGAGAgatggaagaaagagaaagcCAAGGCGTTCAGGTGGGGCTCAGGCATCAACGAAGGGTACAGCAGGACGGGCGATAGAGGAGGAGGCATCAGTGGTTCTGATGAAGGAGAGCAGCATCTTTCACGCCCGCCGCTTTCTAGGAGTTTTGGACTCCAGTCAAAG GCATCTGAGGATGGCAATGCTGTGGGTCCTGCTGTGGTGCCTAGGAAATTACGTTCAG cgATGAACAAACGCAGCAGGTTATCAGCATCTCCGCCGTTGCCGGATTTGAAGAACAAATTATCAGCATCTCCGCCGTTGCCAGATTCGAGGAACAAATGCTATGCTCGCAATGGTAACCATATGCCCTGTGTTAATGGTGCGAGGAGATGCAAGAGAAACATG CTAAACGAACCAGTTACCAAAGCTGAGGAAGAAGCTGCTGAGACATTGTCTGCATTGGCTAGTATGATTCCTGATGGCAGGCCAGTCAAGATCAGTGAGGATGGCGGAATGTCTGAGGAGAATTCACATGCAGCAGCAACTGTTGTTTCTAATTTAGAAG CTTCAAAAGAAGTGAGTACTGAAATTTTTCTTCCAGGCGCCAGCCCTGTAGCCACAAATCCCTCTTTTCAGATAGAGCCAATGGCAGAAACCGCAAAACCTGAGCCTTCTGCTTTGGAGCAGCCTGCTATTACCAGTGGAAACCAGGAGTTCGGTCCAGGATCAAATGGAACAGTTCAACCCGGTTTCCAAAGAACATCTCCATCTAAGAATGAACAGGCAAAGAATGCAATTTTAAGGGATTCTTCAAACTCATCAAATCTCTTGGAAGCTTCTCTTTATTCTTACTGTGGAAACAG CAGATCAGCACAATCCAATGCCCTTTCGGTGCACAAACCAGAGATTCGTCCTTGGCCA TTTGGATCTGCTTCAGCAGAACACCAAGTGCGGTCCTTCAAGCAGAAAGCTGACAATCCTACACGTTATGTGTGTGGGGAAG ATACAAGTCATGCTCTGCAGCCTGGTTTGCCAAGCAGTGGTAATGGACATTTGGCAAT GTCTTCTTCAAGTAAAGCTGCTCTCTGGCCAGATTCTGCTGCAACTGGTTGTAGAACTACTTCAAACGGAGTTAGCTCCAATGGAACTGACCTTCACACTGGAAAG CTTCCACAGGTGTCAGCTGATAGGCGATCATCATGGAAAAGGTGCACTACTCACGTGTACATAAGCCATACCATTCAGCGCTATCAGAAGACACAAATAAAGCATCAGTTTCCGTTCCTGACAAACCGATCAAAAGCCAAAGGGGGAACAATCTCGGGTGTTCAAGATTCCAATAAAGCAATTGGGATGAGTAGTCTGAACAGCAGGACAGCTGCTGGAAACAGAGGTTCCATAATGGAGAGTAAAGATGAATCTAGAATTCAAATGTTATCAGGTTCCTCTATGCAGCAGCAACAG CTACCACACCAGATTGGCAACTCAATTTATGGACCTTATGGACCCCAACTTGTTGTTGCTGGAGGCAAGCTACAGCAGATATGGCAAGCGCATATGGCCCAATACAGGCCGCCTCTTGGTATTCCCGCATGGCAGACCATGAGGCTGCAGGACCCATCCCTGCTTCCCTGTGCTCAGCCTCCATCCACATTTCCTCAGCCTTCCAGAGAGATGCAGGTTGGATCCTATCAATCTCCTAGTTCACTGCAGCTACAAGAGCTCTTGCCAATTCCCTCATCATCATCCTTGAGAGCAAAGAAGCCACATGGTAGTGGGTTTGGCACTGAAGGTGCACCTCAACTGCAGCTGCTATGTAATGCCCAGCGCATGTAA
- the LOC103706201 gene encoding uncharacterized protein LOC103706201 isoform X2, with protein sequence MDRERGRDLKRSGISGGQSSPAKRRQRALSGRISSSAKSTSPLSPFPSEKKVAVLSGTGYVGGGGGGGGGGEEESAMERWKKEKAKAFRWGSGINEGYSRTGDRGGGISGSDEGEQHLSRPPLSRSFGLQSKASEDGNAVGPAVVPRKLRSAMNKRSRLSASPPLPDLKNKLSASPPLPDSRNKCYARNGNHMPCVNGARRCKRNMLNEPVTKAEEEAAETLSALASMIPDGRPVKISEDGGMSEENSHAAATVVSNLEASKEVSTEIFLPGASPVATNPSFQIEPMAETAKPEPSALEQPAITSGNQEFGPGSNGTVQPGFQRTSPSKNEQAKNAILRDSSNSSNLLEASLYSYCGNRSAQSNALSVHKPEIRPWPFGSASAEHQVRSFKQKADNPTRYVCGEDTSHALQPGLPSSGNGHLAMSSSSKAALWPDSAATGCRTTSNGVSSNGTDLHTGKLPQVSADRRSSWKRCTTHVYISHTIQRYQKTQIKHQFPFLTNRSKAKGGTISGVQDSNKAIGMSSLNSRTAAGNRGSIMESKDESRIQMLSGSSMQQQQAPHHSIMPFPFPHGPSLCPDRLAAMTQQLQLPHQIGNSIYGPYGPQLVVAGGKLQQIWQAHMAQYRPPLGIPAWQTMRLQDPSLLPCAQPPSTFPQPSREMQVGSYQSPSSLQLQELLPIPSSSSLRAKKPHGSGFGTEGAPQLQLLCNAQRM encoded by the exons ATGGACAGAGAGAGAGGTCGAGATTTGAAGCGGAGCGGCATCTCGGGGGGTCAGTCTTCGCCCGCGAAGCGACGGCAGAGAGCGTTATCTGGACGCATCAGCAGCAGCGCCAAATCCACCTCTCCCCTTTCCCCCTTCCCCTCTG aaaaaaaagttgcaGTTTTGAGTGGTACTGGTTATGttggtggcggaggaggaggtggaggaggaggcgagGAGGAGAGTGCGATGGAGAgatggaagaaagagaaagcCAAGGCGTTCAGGTGGGGCTCAGGCATCAACGAAGGGTACAGCAGGACGGGCGATAGAGGAGGAGGCATCAGTGGTTCTGATGAAGGAGAGCAGCATCTTTCACGCCCGCCGCTTTCTAGGAGTTTTGGACTCCAGTCAAAG GCATCTGAGGATGGCAATGCTGTGGGTCCTGCTGTGGTGCCTAGGAAATTACGTTCAG cgATGAACAAACGCAGCAGGTTATCAGCATCTCCGCCGTTGCCGGATTTGAAGAACAAATTATCAGCATCTCCGCCGTTGCCAGATTCGAGGAACAAATGCTATGCTCGCAATGGTAACCATATGCCCTGTGTTAATGGTGCGAGGAGATGCAAGAGAAACATG CTAAACGAACCAGTTACCAAAGCTGAGGAAGAAGCTGCTGAGACATTGTCTGCATTGGCTAGTATGATTCCTGATGGCAGGCCAGTCAAGATCAGTGAGGATGGCGGAATGTCTGAGGAGAATTCACATGCAGCAGCAACTGTTGTTTCTAATTTAGAAG CTTCAAAAGAAGTGAGTACTGAAATTTTTCTTCCAGGCGCCAGCCCTGTAGCCACAAATCCCTCTTTTCAGATAGAGCCAATGGCAGAAACCGCAAAACCTGAGCCTTCTGCTTTGGAGCAGCCTGCTATTACCAGTGGAAACCAGGAGTTCGGTCCAGGATCAAATGGAACAGTTCAACCCGGTTTCCAAAGAACATCTCCATCTAAGAATGAACAGGCAAAGAATGCAATTTTAAGGGATTCTTCAAACTCATCAAATCTCTTGGAAGCTTCTCTTTATTCTTACTGTGGAAACAG ATCAGCACAATCCAATGCCCTTTCGGTGCACAAACCAGAGATTCGTCCTTGGCCA TTTGGATCTGCTTCAGCAGAACACCAAGTGCGGTCCTTCAAGCAGAAAGCTGACAATCCTACACGTTATGTGTGTGGGGAAG ATACAAGTCATGCTCTGCAGCCTGGTTTGCCAAGCAGTGGTAATGGACATTTGGCAAT GTCTTCTTCAAGTAAAGCTGCTCTCTGGCCAGATTCTGCTGCAACTGGTTGTAGAACTACTTCAAACGGAGTTAGCTCCAATGGAACTGACCTTCACACTGGAAAG CTTCCACAGGTGTCAGCTGATAGGCGATCATCATGGAAAAGGTGCACTACTCACGTGTACATAAGCCATACCATTCAGCGCTATCAGAAGACACAAATAAAGCATCAGTTTCCGTTCCTGACAAACCGATCAAAAGCCAAAGGGGGAACAATCTCGGGTGTTCAAGATTCCAATAAAGCAATTGGGATGAGTAGTCTGAACAGCAGGACAGCTGCTGGAAACAGAGGTTCCATAATGGAGAGTAAAGATGAATCTAGAATTCAAATGTTATCAGGTTCCTCTATGCAGCAGCAACAG GCCCCACATCATTCCATTATGCCGTTCCCCTTCCCTCATGGTCCTTCCCTGTGCCCAGACCGGCTTGCAGCCATGACACAACAG CTGCAGCTACCACACCAGATTGGCAACTCAATTTATGGACCTTATGGACCCCAACTTGTTGTTGCTGGAGGCAAGCTACAGCAGATATGGCAAGCGCATATGGCCCAATACAGGCCGCCTCTTGGTATTCCCGCATGGCAGACCATGAGGCTGCAGGACCCATCCCTGCTTCCCTGTGCTCAGCCTCCATCCACATTTCCTCAGCCTTCCAGAGAGATGCAGGTTGGATCCTATCAATCTCCTAGTTCACTGCAGCTACAAGAGCTCTTGCCAATTCCCTCATCATCATCCTTGAGAGCAAAGAAGCCACATGGTAGTGGGTTTGGCACTGAAGGTGCACCTCAACTGCAGCTGCTATGTAATGCCCAGCGCATGTAA